A single region of the Elizabethkingia sp. JS20170427COW genome encodes:
- a CDS encoding DUF2271 domain-containing protein, whose protein sequence is MKKILKTSVFTVIALLFSSVLSAQTSKYKCMVQMTNYNGEGAYIVVSLVNPNGQYEKTLYMLGPEKKWYDTLKQWHKEEGKTAKLNGITGASMAGGDRKIFNISIDNKYLNKGYKIRFESAVEDQKYVVSDAELNYTTAGVTAKTEGKGYIRYVKLVKS, encoded by the coding sequence ATGAAAAAAATATTAAAAACATCTGTTTTTACAGTAATTGCCTTATTGTTTAGCTCTGTACTATCCGCACAAACTTCTAAGTACAAGTGCATGGTTCAGATGACCAATTACAATGGGGAAGGTGCTTATATTGTAGTGTCCTTAGTAAACCCAAATGGACAATATGAAAAAACACTTTACATGCTAGGACCTGAAAAGAAATGGTATGACACCCTGAAACAATGGCATAAAGAGGAAGGAAAAACTGCCAAACTTAATGGGATAACAGGTGCTTCAATGGCTGGTGGAGATAGAAAAATATTTAACATCAGCATTGATAATAAATATTTAAACAAAGGATATAAAATCCGTTTTGAAAGTGCTGTTGAAGACCAAAAGTATGTAGTTTCCGATGCAGAACTTAATTATACTACCGCAGGAGTTACAGCAAAAACAGAAGGTAAGGGATATATCCGTTACGTAAAGCTTGTAAAATCTTAA
- a CDS encoding ankyrin repeat domain-containing protein, with the protein MKKILFTLGVVASMLMNAQKNTFLNADFWKSKPSVEAVKAEVAKGNSPSEFNASSFDAVALAINNGAPLETIKYLVEQDGNSVDKLTHDGRLYLHWAAMSGNDKVVEYLISKGSKVNQLDTKGLTPASFAAMFGVNNPKVYDLLFAAGVNPKEKYKDGANILLLSIGNDTDGSLLKLFQSKGLKITDTDDQGNSAFDYAATFGNLDILKSLQKQEIKAHDLALINAAQGTRRSSNGLPVFQYLVEEVKVNPKAVSADGSTVLHIVARKPKQADIVSYFIAKGVDANKVNKDGDTALMMATAGQDAEVLKLLIAQTKDINAVNTSGESALTFAVKSGNTSAIETLLANKADAKVVDAKGNNLGYYWVQSYRSARPGQKDNFVENMNLLQKAGVNLATAQKDGSTLLHLAAAKNDLNLFKKLEALKIDVNALDKDHMTVLHKVALIAKDDALLKYVAALGVDKSIKTEFDETAYDLASENEILKSKQVNLQFLK; encoded by the coding sequence ATGAAAAAGATACTTTTTACTCTTGGAGTTGTAGCTTCTATGCTGATGAACGCTCAGAAGAATACTTTTTTGAATGCAGATTTCTGGAAATCTAAGCCTTCCGTTGAGGCTGTAAAAGCAGAAGTTGCTAAAGGAAATAGCCCATCAGAATTTAATGCAAGCTCTTTTGATGCAGTAGCTTTAGCTATTAATAATGGAGCTCCGTTGGAAACTATTAAGTATTTGGTAGAACAAGATGGTAATTCTGTAGATAAATTAACCCACGATGGTAGATTGTATTTACACTGGGCAGCAATGTCTGGGAATGATAAGGTAGTGGAGTATTTGATATCAAAAGGTTCTAAAGTAAATCAGTTGGATACCAAAGGACTTACACCTGCTTCTTTTGCGGCAATGTTTGGCGTAAATAACCCTAAAGTTTATGATTTACTTTTTGCTGCTGGGGTAAATCCTAAAGAAAAATATAAAGATGGAGCTAATATTTTACTGCTTTCCATAGGAAATGATACCGATGGTTCTTTATTAAAACTTTTCCAATCCAAAGGTTTAAAAATTACAGATACCGATGATCAGGGCAATTCTGCGTTTGATTATGCAGCTACTTTTGGAAATCTGGATATTTTGAAATCCTTACAAAAACAAGAGATTAAGGCACATGATTTAGCATTGATTAATGCAGCGCAAGGGACTAGAAGATCTTCAAACGGATTGCCTGTGTTTCAATATTTGGTTGAAGAGGTAAAGGTAAACCCAAAAGCGGTATCAGCAGATGGATCTACAGTACTTCATATTGTTGCAAGAAAGCCTAAGCAAGCGGATATAGTTTCTTACTTTATTGCGAAAGGAGTAGATGCTAATAAAGTAAATAAGGATGGTGATACAGCGCTAATGATGGCTACCGCAGGCCAAGATGCAGAAGTGTTAAAACTTCTTATTGCGCAAACGAAAGATATTAATGCTGTAAATACTTCAGGAGAGTCAGCTCTTACCTTTGCTGTAAAAAGTGGAAATACCTCAGCTATAGAAACTCTATTAGCAAATAAAGCGGATGCAAAAGTAGTAGATGCAAAAGGAAATAACCTAGGATACTATTGGGTGCAATCTTATAGATCAGCTCGCCCAGGGCAAAAAGATAACTTTGTAGAGAATATGAATTTACTACAAAAGGCTGGTGTTAACTTAGCAACAGCCCAAAAAGATGGTAGTACCTTGTTGCATTTAGCAGCAGCAAAAAATGACCTTAATTTATTTAAAAAATTAGAAGCTTTAAAAATTGATGTTAATGCGTTAGATAAAGACCATATGACGGTTTTACATAAAGTAGCATTAATAGCCAAAGATGATGCTTTGTTGAAATATGTTGCAGCTTTAGGAGTTGATAAATCCATCAAGACTGAGTTTGATGAAACTGCCTACGACCTAGCATCTGAAAATGAAATCTTAAAATCAAAACAAGTAAACCTTCAGTTTTTAAAATAA
- the asnB gene encoding asparagine synthase B gives MCGIVCLFDAKQKTEILRPQVLKMSKKIRHRGPDWSGIYQNENVIFSHERLAIVDPTSGKQPLFSRDGNIVLAVNGEIYNHQELRKEFPDYDFMTKSDCEVIIPLYKKYGKDFVEKLNGIFAFALYDIEHNEYLISRDHMGIVPLYRAWDTHGNFYVASELKALEGFCSQIEEFLPGHFQYSKDGEQLQKWYSRDWESYDTVKDNETDIDKLRKGLEDAVHRQLMSDVPYGVLLSGGLDSTVIAAITAKFSKKRIESGDTQDAWYPTLHSFAVGLEGSPDLAAARKAAEHIGSVHHEVIYTIQEGLDAIRDVIYHLETYDVTTIRASTPMYLLARVIKSMGIKMVLSGEGSDELFGGYLYFHKAPSAQAFHEENVRKLGKLHLYDCLRANKSLMAWGIEGRVPFLDKEFMDIAMTINPKDKMVTPERMEKWVLRKAFEDILPESIAWRQKEQFSDGVGYGWIDTLKQLAEDEVSDEMMENAKYRFPINTPMNKEEYRYRAIFSELFPSDSAASCVPSVPSVACSTPVALEWDEAFKKLNDPSGRAVKVHEESY, from the coding sequence ATGTGCGGTATTGTATGTCTATTCGACGCTAAACAAAAAACAGAAATTTTAAGACCTCAGGTTTTAAAAATGTCCAAAAAAATCAGACACAGAGGACCAGATTGGTCTGGGATTTATCAAAACGAAAATGTAATCTTTTCTCATGAAAGATTAGCTATCGTAGATCCTACCTCAGGTAAACAACCTTTATTTTCCAGAGATGGAAATATCGTTTTAGCAGTGAATGGAGAAATTTATAATCACCAAGAATTAAGAAAAGAATTCCCAGATTATGATTTCATGACAAAATCCGACTGTGAGGTAATCATCCCATTATATAAAAAATATGGTAAAGATTTCGTTGAAAAACTAAACGGTATTTTTGCCTTTGCTCTTTATGATATCGAGCATAACGAATATCTTATCAGTAGAGACCATATGGGTATCGTTCCTTTGTATAGGGCTTGGGATACTCATGGTAACTTTTATGTAGCCTCAGAATTAAAAGCTTTAGAAGGTTTTTGTAGCCAAATCGAAGAATTTCTTCCAGGGCATTTCCAATATAGTAAAGATGGAGAGCAGCTTCAGAAATGGTATAGCAGAGATTGGGAATCTTACGATACTGTAAAAGATAACGAAACCGATATCGATAAACTTAGAAAAGGTCTAGAGGATGCTGTACATCGTCAGTTAATGAGTGATGTACCTTACGGAGTATTGCTATCAGGAGGTTTGGATTCTACTGTAATTGCAGCGATTACCGCTAAATTTTCTAAAAAAAGAATCGAAAGTGGCGATACTCAAGATGCTTGGTATCCTACTCTTCATAGTTTCGCAGTAGGTTTGGAAGGTTCTCCAGACTTAGCAGCAGCTCGTAAAGCAGCAGAGCATATAGGTTCTGTTCACCACGAGGTAATCTATACAATTCAGGAAGGTTTAGATGCTATTAGAGATGTTATCTATCATTTGGAAACTTATGATGTAACGACGATTAGAGCTTCCACTCCTATGTACTTATTAGCAAGGGTTATCAAATCTATGGGAATAAAAATGGTTCTTTCAGGAGAAGGTTCCGATGAGTTGTTCGGAGGATACTTATATTTCCATAAAGCACCTAGTGCACAAGCTTTTCATGAAGAAAACGTTAGGAAATTAGGAAAACTTCACCTTTATGACTGTTTAAGAGCTAATAAATCTCTAATGGCTTGGGGAATTGAAGGTAGAGTTCCGTTCTTGGATAAAGAATTTATGGATATCGCCATGACAATTAATCCAAAAGATAAGATGGTAACTCCAGAAAGAATGGAGAAATGGGTGTTGAGAAAAGCTTTTGAAGATATTTTACCAGAAAGCATTGCTTGGAGACAAAAAGAACAGTTTAGTGATGGAGTAGGCTATGGCTGGATCGATACCTTGAAGCAACTAGCGGAAGATGAGGTAAGCGATGAGATGATGGAAAATGCTAAATACAGATTCCCAATCAATACTCCAATGAATAAAGAAGAATACAGATATAGAGCAATCTTCTCTGAATTATTCCCTAGCGATAGCGCAGCAAGCTGTGTGCCTTCAGTGCCTTCAGTAGCGTGTTCTACTCCTGTTGCTTTAGAGTGGGATGAAGCTTTCAAAAAATTAAACGATCCTAGTGGTAGAGCAGTAAAAGTACACGAGGAGAGTTATTAA